From Cervus canadensis isolate Bull #8, Minnesota chromosome 28, ASM1932006v1, whole genome shotgun sequence, one genomic window encodes:
- the LOC122429666 gene encoding 60S ribosomal protein L17-like: protein MVRYSLDPENPTKSCKSRGSNLRVHFKNTRETAQAIKGMHIRKATKYLKDVTLKKQCVPFRRYSGGVGRCAQAKQWGWTQGRWPKKSAEFLLHMLKNAESNAELKGLDVDSLVIEHIQVNKAPKMRRRTYRAHGRINPYMSSPCHIEMILTEKEQIVPKPEEEVAQKKKISQKKLKKQKLMARE, encoded by the coding sequence ATGGTGCGCTATTCACtcgacccagaaaaccccacaaaatcatgcaaatcaagaggttcaaatcttcgtgttcactttaagaacactcgtgagactgcccaggccataaagggtatgcatatccgaaaagccaccaagtatctgaaggatgtcactttaaagaagcaatgtgtGCCATTCCGTCGTTACAGTGGTGGAGTTGGTAGGTGTGCACAggccaaacagtggggctggacACAGGGTCGGTGGCccaaaaagagtgctgaatttttactacacatgctcaaaaatgcagagagtaatgctgaacttaagggcttagatgtagattctctggtcattgagcacatccaagtgaacaaagcccccaagatgaggcgcaggacttacagagctcacggtcggatcaacccctacatgagctctccctgccacattgagatgatccttactgaaaaagaacagattgttcctaaaccagaagaggaggttgcacagaagaaaaagatatcccagaagaaactgaagaaacaaaaacttatggcccGGGAATAA